Proteins found in one Mytilus edulis chromosome 2, xbMytEdul2.2, whole genome shotgun sequence genomic segment:
- the LOC139513607 gene encoding uncharacterized protein, protein MIWWLKILICTCIHSILFSLITGLECECSTYECLSERRRTCTASHSCYSQMTNDIVERGCIDRKTPLLCENQRPNKKKIAKLMAGWPVLHCCRDKDFCNKGVVPTAPPQNKDLPVLTSEEDKNDYMDEHPIETITEKTNCPQSVLNSGNGSSGMINPIYIAVPVAGLCVLLALIIFAMYLLRRRGDYYERYPYPPVVTIPRHHVSCKDSKCAPSCKLNRCTDSERSSSGSETKLFL, encoded by the exons GTTTAGAATGTGAATGTTCAACGTATGAATGTTTGTCGGAGAGAAGGAGAACATGTACAGCTAGTCATTCGTGTTATAGTCAGATGACCAACGATATTGTAGAGAGAGGATGCATAGATAGAAAAACACCATTACTATGTGAAAATCAACGTCCAAACAAGAAGAAGATAGCTAAATTAATGGCTGGTTGGCCTGTATTACATTGTTGTCGTGACAAAGACTTTTGTAATAAAGGTGTTGTACCAACGGCACCTCCCCAAAATAAAG ATCTTCCAGTTTTGACATCAGAAGAAGATAAAAACGATTATATGGATGAACATCCAATAGAGACAATAACAGAAAAGACAAACTGTCCTCAGTCCGTTTTAAATTCCGGAAACGGAAGCTCTGGGATGATAAATCCTATCTACATTGCAGTTCCAGTTGCAGGACTGTGTGTACTTCTAGCCCTCATTATATTTGCGATGTATCTTTTACGGCGGAGAGGAGACTATTATGAACGATATCCTTATCCTCCGGTAGTGACAATTCCACGTCATCATGTCAGTTGCAAAGACTCAAAATGTGCGCCATCATGTAAACTGAACCGATGTACAGACAGTGAACGATCTTCTTCCGGAAGTGaaactaaattatttttataa